A segment of the Pseudomonas serboccidentalis genome:
CGGCGAACAGCTCGGCCACTTCGGCGACCGACGGCAACTCGCCCTCGCCGTCGAGGAACGCGTCCTGCACTTCCCCCATCAGCTCTTCCGGCAAATCCAGCGCCTGTTCCAGCGACAACTGCTGCTTGCCGATAGCCTCGGCGAGCATGCTGTAGACATTCTTTTCCGAGCACTGCAACTGCCCCGCGATCTGCATCGGGGTCATGCCGGCGCGGGCCAGGGTAATCAGCTCGTGACGCACGTCGGCCACCACTTTCGGCGCCTCGGCCTCGCCGCCGAGCACCTCGAGGAAGGCCTCGCCGTAACGCTCCAGCTTGCGCGCACCGACCCCGCTGACCCGGGCCATGTCGGCCAGCGAGGTCGGCTGGCTGCGGAGCATTTCCAGCAGCGTCGAGTCGGGGAAGATGACGTACGGCGGCACGCCATGTTCTTCGGCCAGTTTGCGCCGCAGGGCGCGCAGGGCCTCCCACTGTTCGCGTTCCTCGCCGCGCACCAACTGGCTGGCCGGGCTCTTGCTGGCGGTTTTGGCGGTGACTTGTGGCTTGAGGTCGCGGCGTAATTCCAGGGTCACTTCGCCCTTGAGCAATGGCCGGCAGGTATCGCTGAGACGCAGACCGCCATAGCCTTCGTGGTCGACATCAGCCAGGCCGCGAGCCACCAACTGGCGGAACAGCGAGCGCCATTCGCTCTCGCTCAGCGCCTTGCCGACGCCGTACACCGACAGGTGCTGATGGCCGAAGCTGCGGACCTTTTCGTTGTCCTTGCCCAGCAGCACGTCGACCAGATGACCGACACCATAACGCTGGCCGGTGCGATAGATCGCCGACAGCGCCTGACGCGCAGGCTCGGTGGCATCCCAGGTCTGTACGCCGTCAACGCAGTTGTCGCAGTGGCCGCACGGCTCGGGCATGTCTTCGTCGAAGTACGCGAGCAGGGTCTGACGGCGGCAGCGGGTCTCTTCACAGAGCGAGAGCATGGCGTCGAGCTTGTGCTGTTCCAGACGCTTGTGGCGCTCGTCGCCTTCGGAGTTCTGCAGCATCTGCTTGAGCATCACCACGTCTTGCAGACCGTAGGCCATCCACGCATCCGCCGGCAGGCCGTCACGGCCGCCACGACCGGTTTCCTGGTAATAGGCCTCAAGGGATTTCGGCAGATCGAGGTGCGCGACGAACCGCACGTTGGGCTTGTCGATGCCCATGCCGAACGCCACGGTGGCCACCATGATCAGGCCTTCCTCGTTGAGAAAGCGCTTCTGGTGATAGGCGCGCAGGTCGTTAGGCAGACCGGCGTGATACGGCAGCGCCGGGAAGCCTTGCTCGCTGAGGAATGCGGCGACTTCTTCAACCTTCTTGCGCGACAGGCAATAGACGATGCCGGCATCGCTGCGCCGCTCGGCGAGGAACGCCAGCAACTGCTTGCGCGGCTGTTCCTTGGGCACGATGCGGTAGAAGATGTTCGGCCGGTCGAAGCTCGACAGGAAGCGCTCGGCGTTCTGCAGGTGCAGGCGGGTGACGATTTCTTCGCGGGTGCGCTTGTCGGCGGTGGCGGTCAGAGCAATGCGCGGCACGTCGGGGAACATTTCCGCCAACTGGCCCAGTTGCAGGTATTCCGGACGGAAATCGTGGCCCCATTGCGACACGCAATGCGCCTCGTCGATGGCGAACAGGGCGATGTTCAGCCCCTGCAGGAACGACAGCATGCGCGGCTGCACCAGACGCTCGGGCGCCAGATAGAGCATCTTCACTTCGCCACGCTTGATTCGCGCGGCGAGGTCGCGCTGTTGTTCGGCGCTCAAGGTAGAGTTCAGCGCAGCGGCGGCCACGCCCAGCTCTTCGAGGGTGGCGACCTGATCGTCCATCAAGGCGATCAACGGCGACACCACCACCGCCAGGCCCTCGCGCAATAGCGCCGGCACCTGGAAGCACAGGGATTTGCCGCCACCGGTAGGCATCAGCACCAGCGCATCACCGCCGCTGGCCACGCGCTCAATGATTGCACCCTGACGGCCACGGAAACTGTCGTAGCCGAAGATGTCCTTGAGGACGCGTTGAGCCTGTTCGAGCATAAAAACTCCAAAAATCTACCGAAACATCCCTGCACAGGCTGGTTCAGGACAGCCACAGCTGCTTAAACAAAACGTAAGAGCGCATTGCCAGACCACCGCAATACGAGCAGGGAGCGCAAAACGCGGCAGTATACCCGAGCCCTTCCCGGCAGGGGGTGCCGCTGAGAAGACTCAATCCGCCACACGGTCTCGCTTTCCCCTGTAGGAGCTGCCGAAGGCTCGGGCCGCGTTCGGACGATCTTTTGATGTTGATCTTGAAAAACAAAATCAAAAGATCGCAGCCTTCGGCAGCTCCTACAGGGATGAGCGGTGGATATGCAGGCTGTGGCAGGGCAAATCTGCCGTGCGGCTGGCTTGAGCGCTCAAGAAGGCCTAGAATTCCCGCATTGTTTATTCCCCCAAGGTAGCCCCGTAATGTCCTTCGCTGAGCAACTAACCCGCCTGCAAGTCTTTCTCGACGCCGACGAGCTGCACGAAGAGGCGCTGGATTACGTGGCCGCCCACGGTTACCTGACCGCGCTGTCGATCTGCTCGGACATCGTCCCTGATCGTGAGTGGATCGACGCCCTGTTCGCCGAAGAGCCGCATTACAGCAGCGACGCGCAGCGCGCAGAGATCGAAGCCACCCTGATCGGCCTCAAGGCCCACATCGCCCGCCAACTGGCGTCCGACGAAGAGTTCGAGCTGCCATGCGATCTCGACCTGGGCGACGACCCGGACGATTCCGAACTGCGCGGCTGGTGCATCGGTTTCATGGAAGGCGTGTTCCTGCGTGAAGCCGCCTGGTTCGAGACCGCCGAAGAGGAAGTCAGCGAAATGCTCCTGCCGATCATGGTCGGTTCCGGCCTGTTCGACGAACAGCCAGAGTTCGAAGACATCGCCAAGGACGCCAACCTGATGGACGACATGATCGTGCAGATCCCGGAAGCCCTGACCGCGCTGTACCTGCTGTGCCAGGCGCCAGACGAAAAACCGGCGATCCTCAAGCCACGTCACCACTAAGACCCTGCCTATGGACAACCCCATAGGCAACCGCCCCCTGATGTTGCGCTACATCCTGCTGGCCATCGGCTGGCTCAGCGTGGCATTGGGGGTGATCGGGATTTTCCTGCCTGTTCTGCCCACCACCCCCTTCCTTCTGCTCGCAGCGGCCTGCTTCGCGCGCAGCTCTCCGCGTTTCTATCACTGGCTGGTCGGGCACCCAAAGCTCGGGCCATGGATCCGCAACTACCTCGATGGCAACGGCATTCCGCTCAAGGGCAAGGTCTACGCGATCGGGCTGATGTGGGCGAGCATTCTGTTCTCCTGCTTCCTGGTGCCACTGCCGTGGGCGCGAGGGTTCATGCTGACCAGTGCGGTGCTGGTGACGGTTTATATTTTGCGGCAGAAGACCCTTGGCAAACGTTGAACAAGCACATTCTGAAATGACCTTTCATCCGAAAAAGCTGCGCACCTGTTATTTCTGACAGTAGCCATCCGAGGCATATTCACACCTAAATAACTCCATCGTCAGTCTTTACCAGAAGCTGGACTGGAGTTCCGATCATGCTCAATCAGCGCAAGCAAAGTCTTACCCCTTTGGCGCTTCTCGAACCCGATATTCCCGGGCGTACCCGGCCCATAATGGACTCCGGTGAATGGGGTATAAACCTGGCCGCCGCGAAGCTCAACTTTCCGGAAGATGGTTTATTGGTGCAGATCCCCGTCTGGCTTCACAAAGGCCTGGGAGACCTTGTCGAATTGCTACTCCATGAGAAAGTCGTCGACCAAAAGTACATTGAAGACCCTGCCGAACTAACGCAACGCACGACATTGTGGGTGGCAGAGCGGCACATTCCGAGCGGCTCGTACTCATTGTCCTATCGCGTCACACGGCTCAACCAGACCCCGGAAACCCAGACCCCGCCTCTCAGGCTATACGTCAAACTCGAACTTCCCGGAGGCCAGGACACCAACCCTGAGCCAGGCCACTCGAATCTTTTCATGCACATCCCCCCTGAAATCATCAGCGGTGGCGTGGACAAAGAGGTGGCTGAAGCAGGTGTGCCCATTACCATCCGCTCCGCCAGCGGGACCGGTTTGCCCTATCCGAATATCGCGGAAGGCGATTGCGTCATTCTGAGCTGGGGCGGCATCTTTATGTTTTCCGATCCGGTCACCGATTTACAGATCAGCGACCCGGTCAACCATCCTCTCATCATCCATGTCACCAAAGAAGTCATTGAGCGCTCCG
Coding sequences within it:
- a CDS encoding YecA family protein, which gives rise to MSFAEQLTRLQVFLDADELHEEALDYVAAHGYLTALSICSDIVPDREWIDALFAEEPHYSSDAQRAEIEATLIGLKAHIARQLASDEEFELPCDLDLGDDPDDSELRGWCIGFMEGVFLREAAWFETAEEEVSEMLLPIMVGSGLFDEQPEFEDIAKDANLMDDMIVQIPEALTALYLLCQAPDEKPAILKPRHH
- a CDS encoding YbaN family protein → MDNPIGNRPLMLRYILLAIGWLSVALGVIGIFLPVLPTTPFLLLAAACFARSSPRFYHWLVGHPKLGPWIRNYLDGNGIPLKGKVYAIGLMWASILFSCFLVPLPWARGFMLTSAVLVTVYILRQKTLGKR
- the recQ gene encoding DNA helicase RecQ yields the protein MLEQAQRVLKDIFGYDSFRGRQGAIIERVASGGDALVLMPTGGGKSLCFQVPALLREGLAVVVSPLIALMDDQVATLEELGVAAAALNSTLSAEQQRDLAARIKRGEVKMLYLAPERLVQPRMLSFLQGLNIALFAIDEAHCVSQWGHDFRPEYLQLGQLAEMFPDVPRIALTATADKRTREEIVTRLHLQNAERFLSSFDRPNIFYRIVPKEQPRKQLLAFLAERRSDAGIVYCLSRKKVEEVAAFLSEQGFPALPYHAGLPNDLRAYHQKRFLNEEGLIMVATVAFGMGIDKPNVRFVAHLDLPKSLEAYYQETGRGGRDGLPADAWMAYGLQDVVMLKQMLQNSEGDERHKRLEQHKLDAMLSLCEETRCRRQTLLAYFDEDMPEPCGHCDNCVDGVQTWDATEPARQALSAIYRTGQRYGVGHLVDVLLGKDNEKVRSFGHQHLSVYGVGKALSESEWRSLFRQLVARGLADVDHEGYGGLRLSDTCRPLLKGEVTLELRRDLKPQVTAKTASKSPASQLVRGEEREQWEALRALRRKLAEEHGVPPYVIFPDSTLLEMLRSQPTSLADMARVSGVGARKLERYGEAFLEVLGGEAEAPKVVADVRHELITLARAGMTPMQIAGQLQCSEKNVYSMLAEAIGKQQLSLEQALDLPEELMGEVQDAFLDGEGELPSVAEVAELFAGRVPEGVLYCVRAALQSEFEM